The following proteins are encoded in a genomic region of Ornithodoros turicata isolate Travis chromosome 6, ASM3712646v1, whole genome shotgun sequence:
- the LOC135397586 gene encoding uncharacterized protein LOC135397586: protein MNGQLGESSKHLRSSKTKKATKKKPQLQKNVRKASTTKIPTETTDQNATTREDRLSHNDGSTSFHPPGPFSDHEKKEPSSQHITAAVSPGTLPRKRRDSLFHTRRFIQRKRGAVVEAKLVHEPLPDLSHTQLFTEGMLFGPASTGTLWCPSDPPGVSRPGNRRHSSVRFGQATYREYEATYEDDISKTPKNITNIISFLVIGGALLLLLSYLLSMLKPASPRSKAAQHCVSKACHDSTAYLDNVTDARIDPCRDFFGYVCSAWANQDADKNVGFLQDVRLAVLKKVNQTLVETGTVPPDRHGTHIFYSFYKSCYDFMTSRSAVSELPHATFERHFGSLRHFLEKPYSSVLITLIRLSLKHGVDSVFGVSMVESTVHPELLISRTRSVQHKLSADRDPRMEGYLLDALQNISAASFPVKEYHRKLMSLDDAIQSVFASDEGAVRETQFRDVELLVKEVTAETWLRTVNDVLPPGQKLGPESRIKTRGFNATRQVFCLLDDSSKEQDDKLKMVYLYLQLLAEVLYLDYRRHFVKSDTIRTCLETSQKVLTHTWSLLFSSASEANNITSTIDTMYASISQSVVDPDYLTWMDSETQLLAKSAVKNIKLIGLPARSSTGIDTNYAALTLNGSVIENYIALLRNEQAILHRFPPTAEHALLNKLQLDGTLSYYEPLSSVIVPAAYRIPPILYTNAGEPQYFDFPTLGVLMAREISRVIGPSVGFPWWSAYTKSHFNRSLQCLVKMHERMASPPYMDKMSLAEGIFAWSRSLRIVYDVLRSRSRELKSSTWETTEAQRVFFRRFCLLSCKSDPRPQPLTPRQQCMLPVQNMPEFLEAFRCAQGQGASVHVCKIP, encoded by the exons ATGAATGGCCAGCTCGGGGAATCTTCCAAACACCTGAGGTCTTCAAAGACCAAGAAAGCCACGAAGAAAAAGCCACAGCTGCAGAAAAATGTTCGGAAGGCTTCCACGACAAAGATACCAACAGAAA CTACGGACCAGAACGCGACTACGAGAGAAGACCGCCTCTCTCACAATGATGGTTCCACGTCATTCCACCCTCCAGGTCCTTTCTCAGACCACGAGAAAAAGGAACCATCTTCTCAACATATCACAGCGGCAGTATCACCAGGGACGCTTCCAAGAAAGAGACGGGACAGCCTTTTCCACACCAG GAGATTCATTCAGCGCAAACGAGGAGCTGTTGTGGAAGCAAAGTTGGTGCATGAACCATTGCCCGACCTGTCACACACGCAGTTATTTACAGAAGGGATGCTTTTCGGCCCTGCATCAACTGGAACGTTATGGTGCCCTTCAGATCCTCCAGGAGTCAGTAGGCCAGGAAACCGGCGACACTCCAGTGTTCGAT TCGGTCAAGCAACCTACCGGGAGTATGAGGCTACCTACGAGGATGACATTTCTAAGACACCCAAGAACATCACCAACATCATCTCGTTCCTCGTGATCGGTGGCGCTCTTCTGCTCCTCCTTTCCTACCTCTTGTCCATGCTCAAACCAGCATCACCCAGAAGCAAAGCGGCTCAACACTGCGTCTCCAAGGCCTGTCACGACTCCACAGCCTACCTCGATAACGTTACCGACGCTCGTATTGATCCTTGCCGTGATTTCTTCGGTTATGTTTGCAGTGCCTGGGCCAACCAAGACGCCGACAAGAATGTCGGGTTCTTGCAAGACGTTCGCCTTGCAGTGCTGAAGAAAGTGAACCAGACGCTCGTCGAAACCGGAACGGTTCCACCGGATCGGCACGGCACGCATATATTTTACTCCTTTTATAAGTCCTGCTACGACTTCATGACGTCTCGCTCGGCAGTGTCCGAGTTACCCCACGCTACGTTCGAGCGACACTTCGGAAGCCTAAGACACTTCTTGGAAAAGCCTTACTCCTCTGTCCTAATTACACTAATACGCTTATCTCTTAAGCATGGTGTCGACTCTGTATTCGGAGTTAGTATGGTTGAAAGTACTGTGCACCCTGAACTGTTAATAAGCAGGACACGTTCTGTCCAACACAAACTGAGTGCTGACAGAGATCCCAGAATGGAAGGTTATCTCCTGGATGCACTGCAGAACATCTCAGCTGCCTCGTTTCCCGTGAAAGAGTACCACCGGAAACTGATGTCCCTGGATGATGCAATTCAATCAGTATTCGCATCAGACGAAGGAGCTGTGCGGGAGACACAGTTTAGAGATGTAGAACTACTAGTGAAAGAAGTCACAGCAGAGACTTGGTTGAGGACGGTTAACGACGTCCTGCCGCCAGGACAGAAACTGGGACCGGAAAGCAGGATCAAGACGCGAGGATTCAACGCAACGCGGCAAGTCTTTTGTCTCCTGGATGACAGTAGCAAGGAACAGGACGACAAACTTAAGATGGTCTATCTTTACCTTCAACTACTGGCTGAAGTTCTTTACCTTGACTACCGCCGTCATTTCGTGAAGTCAGACACAATCCGCACTTGTTTGGAGACCAGTCAGAAAGTGCTGACACACACGTGGTCACTTCTGTTTTCTTCGGCGTCGGAAGCAAATAACATCACATCTACAATAGACACGATGTACGCAAGCATCTCCCAATCTGTGGTGGACCCGGACTACTTGACCTGGATGGACAGCGAGACACAACTACTGGCCAAGAGTGCCGTGAAAAACATCAAGTTAATTGGCTTGCCAGCTAGGTCCAGTACCGGCATCGACACCAATTACGCAGCCCTAACCCTAAACGGATCTGTCATAGAGAACTACATTGCCTTACTGAGAAACGAGCAAGCCATACTTCACAGGTTTCCTCCAACTGCTGAGCATGCCCTCTTGAACAAGCTTCAGCTGGACGGTACGCTCTCATACTATGAGCCCCTGTCATCTGTTATCGTCCCAGCTGCCTATAGAATACCACCCATACTTTACACCAACGCGGGGGAACCGCAGTACTTCGACTTCCCGACGCTCGGAGTCTTGATGGCCAGAGAAATCTCAAGAGTCATCGGACCCTCCGTAGGGTTTCCGTGGTGGTCGGCTTACACCAAATCGCATTTCAACCGTTCTCTGCAATGTCTCGTAAAGATGCATGAAAGAATGGCGTCTCCACCTTACATGGATAAAATGTCGCTGGCTGAAGGTATCTTTGCTTGGAGCAGGAGTCTGAGAATAGTGTACGATGTCCTTAGAAGCCGTAGCAGAGAGCTGAAGTCGTCCACGTGGGAAACGACAGAAGCCCAAAGGGTCTTTTTCAGACGCTTCTGCCTTCTGAGCTGCAAGTCCGACCCTCGTCCACAACCTCTAACACCTCGTCAACAATGCATGCTGCCTGTACAGAATATGCCAGAGTTTTTGGAAGCGTTTCGGTGTGCTCAAGGACAGGGTGCTAGTGTTCATGTTTGCAAAATACCATGA